One Desulfobulbus propionicus DSM 2032 DNA segment encodes these proteins:
- a CDS encoding transposase: MARIARVIVPGVPHHITQRGNRRQQTFFCDDDYQVYLDLMAQWCAKKGVAIWAWCLMPNHVHLIAVPRTEDGLARTIGEAHRRYTLRVNGRENWRGHLWQERFASFPLDDRHLLAAARYIEMNPVAAGLATHPDDYPWSSARAHLHGIDDGLTDPEPLLGLVGDWRAFLSLSSAEELDLLHRHERTGRPLGDEPFVIGLEQQLGRRLRRQKPGPKRPGGAEE; encoded by the coding sequence ATGGCCCGAATCGCCCGTGTCATAGTCCCAGGGGTGCCGCATCACATCACCCAGCGGGGCAATCGTCGGCAGCAAACCTTTTTTTGCGATGACGATTATCAGGTCTACCTCGATCTGATGGCCCAGTGGTGCGCCAAAAAAGGGGTGGCCATCTGGGCCTGGTGCCTGATGCCCAACCATGTGCATCTGATTGCCGTACCACGGACCGAGGATGGGTTGGCGCGGACCATTGGCGAGGCCCACCGCCGCTATACCCTGCGCGTCAACGGCCGCGAGAACTGGCGCGGCCATCTCTGGCAGGAGCGGTTTGCCTCCTTTCCCCTCGATGACCGCCACCTGTTGGCCGCCGCCCGCTACATCGAAATGAACCCGGTGGCCGCCGGCTTGGCGACGCATCCCGATGACTACCCCTGGAGCAGCGCCCGTGCCCATCTCCACGGCATCGATGACGGTCTGACCGACCCCGAGCCGCTGCTCGGCCTGGTCGGCGATTGGCGCGCCTTTCTCTCCCTGTCGTCCGCCGAGGAACTCGATCTGCTCCACCGTCATGAACGCACCGGCCGTCCCTTGGGCGACGAGCCGTTTGTGATCGGCCTGGAACAGCAGCTGGGCCGCAGGCTGCGGCGGCAAAAGCCCGGGCCGAAAAGGCCGGGTGGAGCAGAAGAATGA